From Rickettsia endosymbiont of Ceutorhynchus obstrictus, a single genomic window includes:
- the murC gene encoding UDP-N-acetylmuramate--L-alanine ligase translates to MLLLELKRTKQILETIHFIGIGGVGMSGIAEILHNLGYKVQGSDLSENYNTKRLESNGIKIFLGHHAQNITNVSYVVISSAINKNNPEVQEALQRKIPIIRRAEMLAELMRLKCSVAVSGSHGKTTTTSLTACLFEAAGLCPTVINGGIINNRSTNAYLGSGDYLIAEADESDATFINIPSTIAVITNIDPEHLDYYQDFATLINAFRSFITNLPFYGFAVVCIDHKIVRELISTVTERKVVTYGIDSDDAHIKAFNISTDIASSTFDIRIKLPTVSGVTIIERITIPTPGRHNILNSLAAVAVGVELDFGIKVIKNGFSNFKGVKRRFTKVAEYNNASIIDDYAHHPEEVKATLATAKNIADKQNGKVIAIFQPHRYSRVQYLFNDFMICFNDAEMLYITDIYEAGEAPIDGITGKDLVEQITKNNHHTQASFIPYPQNIVQIIKDHARPGDMIIMMGAGNISAWANDLKLKDTD, encoded by the coding sequence ATGCTTTTACTTGAATTAAAAAGAACTAAACAAATTCTTGAAACTATCCATTTTATAGGTATCGGCGGCGTTGGCATGAGCGGCATCGCCGAGATACTGCATAATCTCGGTTACAAGGTACAAGGCTCTGATTTATCGGAGAACTATAATACCAAAAGATTAGAGTCAAACGGCATTAAAATATTCTTAGGTCATCACGCTCAAAATATTACTAATGTTTCGTATGTAGTGATATCCTCGGCAATTAATAAAAATAATCCGGAAGTGCAAGAAGCTCTGCAAAGAAAAATTCCGATCATTAGGCGTGCCGAAATGCTTGCCGAATTAATGAGGTTAAAATGCTCGGTAGCAGTTTCCGGCTCGCACGGAAAAACGACGACTACTTCCCTTACGGCGTGTTTATTTGAAGCAGCCGGCTTATGCCCTACGGTAATTAACGGCGGTATTATTAATAATAGATCGACAAATGCCTATCTTGGTTCCGGAGATTATCTAATTGCGGAAGCCGATGAATCGGATGCTACTTTTATTAATATACCCTCAACTATTGCGGTAATAACCAATATTGATCCCGAACATTTAGATTATTATCAAGATTTTGCTACGCTAATTAATGCTTTTAGAAGTTTTATTACTAATTTACCTTTTTACGGCTTTGCCGTCGTTTGTATTGACCATAAAATAGTAAGAGAATTAATTAGTACCGTTACTGAACGTAAAGTTGTTACTTACGGTATAGATTCAGATGATGCACATATCAAGGCTTTTAATATAAGTACTGATATTGCTTCTTCTACTTTTGATATCAGAATTAAATTACCGACTGTAAGCGGCGTTACGATTATTGAGCGAATTACTATTCCAACGCCAGGAAGACATAATATTTTAAATAGTTTAGCTGCCGTTGCAGTCGGAGTAGAGCTAGATTTCGGTATCAAAGTTATCAAAAACGGTTTTAGTAATTTCAAAGGAGTAAAACGAAGATTTACGAAAGTCGCCGAATATAATAATGCTTCTATCATCGATGATTACGCTCATCATCCCGAAGAAGTTAAAGCAACGCTTGCTACTGCTAAAAATATTGCCGATAAGCAAAACGGCAAAGTGATTGCTATTTTTCAGCCGCATAGATACTCAAGAGTACAGTATTTATTTAATGACTTTATGATCTGTTTTAACGATGCCGAGATGCTTTATATTACCGATATATACGAAGCCGGCGAAGCTCCGATAGACGGCATAACCGGCAAGGATTTAGTTGAACAAATAACAAAAAATAACCATCACACTCAAGCAAGCTTTATACCTTATCCGCAAAATATAGTTCAAATTATTAAAGATCATGCACGCCCGGGCGACATGATAATAATGATGGGGGCCGGTAATATTTCGGCGTGGGCTAACGATCTAAAATTGAAAGATACGGATTGA
- a CDS encoding EAL domain-containing protein: MTELEIFQSEIDNLKKGTCLSCKLANYYEIKAIRKDHYPIIEELNQIIDRVSMKLDIALSYKKIKKDKILFILKTQDSHLIKNFARKLYLLSQLYTDSEQPAIYMNCYIASVQFPQINSNAEEIKDILNMLLSSQNGSSQNGEYYYREYNLIDYDLEDIKKSNIQLNLLRQALAKKTMIFAYQPIIDRLTMKIHYYECLLRIPNENNNYISVGPIIPIAENKGLIFVIDQIVLEMTIQELVKNPELILTVNISNMGTTDEALWELAENLLQTYDVHGRLIIEITETSFNENYEKITLFINKLRKFGCKFALDDFGSGFTSFKQLQNLPIDIIKIDGKYVRNIISDVQSQYFVEKLIKISDDLGIKTVAEFVENGEIAQFLINLKVGGMQGNFFSEATFDRVKDIKK; encoded by the coding sequence ATGACCGAACTAGAAATTTTCCAGTCAGAAATTGATAATTTAAAAAAAGGTACATGTTTATCTTGTAAATTAGCCAATTATTATGAAATTAAAGCAATAAGAAAAGATCATTATCCGATAATTGAGGAACTTAATCAAATTATTGATCGAGTAAGCATGAAGCTTGATATAGCACTTAGCTATAAAAAAATTAAAAAAGATAAGATATTATTTATCTTAAAAACGCAAGATTCGCATTTAATTAAAAATTTTGCTAGAAAACTATATTTACTTTCTCAGCTTTATACCGATTCAGAACAGCCCGCTATTTACATGAACTGCTATATTGCAAGCGTTCAATTTCCTCAAATAAACAGTAATGCCGAGGAAATTAAAGATATTTTAAATATGCTTCTTTCCTCCCAAAACGGTTCTTCCCAAAACGGTGAATATTATTACCGTGAATATAACCTTATTGATTATGATTTAGAAGATATCAAAAAATCGAATATTCAGCTTAATTTATTACGGCAAGCCTTAGCTAAAAAAACCATGATATTTGCCTATCAGCCGATTATTGACCGGCTTACTATGAAAATTCATTATTATGAATGTTTACTCCGAATACCTAATGAAAACAATAATTATATTTCCGTCGGTCCGATAATTCCTATTGCAGAAAATAAAGGATTAATTTTTGTAATTGATCAAATTGTGCTTGAGATGACAATTCAAGAATTAGTTAAAAATCCTGAGTTAATTCTTACGGTTAATATTTCAAATATGGGTACGACAGATGAGGCTTTATGGGAGCTTGCCGAAAATTTACTACAAACTTATGATGTACATGGTCGCTTAATTATTGAAATTACCGAAACTTCTTTTAATGAAAATTATGAAAAAATAACGTTATTTATTAATAAATTACGTAAATTCGGTTGTAAATTTGCTTTAGATGATTTCGGCTCCGGTTTTACTTCTTTTAAACAACTGCAAAATTTACCGATTGATATTATAAAAATTGACGGTAAATATGTACGTAATATTATAAGTGATGTACAAAGTCAGTATTTTGTTGAAAAATTAATTAAGATTTCAGACGATTTAGGAATAAAAACAGTAGCGGAATTTGTTGAAAACGGTGAAATAGCTCAATTTTTGATTAATTTAAAAGTTGGCGGCATGCAAGGAAATTTCTTTTCGGAAGCAACATTTGATAGGGTTAAGGATATTAAGAAGTGA
- a CDS encoding glycosyltransferase family 2 protein, producing the protein MTKISAFIITKNEAIRIARAINSVKNIAEEVIVVDSESTDATVEIAKNLGAKIVINPWSGYVVQKTFGEKLCSHDWVLNIDADEELSKELQDEIEYIFASENQDRYLAYQIKLLIMHRNNSKPGRFAPYNKCIRLYNKKFASFGNTHDSTTHDSVVFNEGIENKIYLLNGVAYHHSGTSIEQLVAKANFYSGEQAKDLFNAGKVLSRTRIVTEMLLCFFKAFFIRRYFIFGFDGFIDSMIFAFARFLRLAKLREKLRQNNEHRG; encoded by the coding sequence ATGACAAAAATTTCTGCTTTTATCATTACAAAAAACGAAGCTATAAGAATAGCGAGAGCTATAAATAGCGTAAAAAATATTGCCGAGGAAGTAATTGTAGTTGATAGCGAAAGTACCGACGCGACAGTAGAGATTGCTAAGAATTTAGGGGCTAAAATAGTAATTAATCCGTGGTCCGGCTATGTTGTTCAAAAAACTTTCGGAGAGAAGTTATGCTCTCACGACTGGGTGCTTAATATTGATGCCGATGAAGAATTATCTAAAGAATTACAAGATGAAATAGAGTATATTTTTGCTTCCGAAAATCAAGATCGTTATTTAGCTTATCAAATAAAGCTCTTAATAATGCATCGTAATAATTCAAAACCCGGTCGATTTGCACCATATAATAAATGCATCAGGTTATATAATAAAAAATTTGCTAGTTTCGGCAATACTCATGATAGTACTACTCATGATTCGGTAGTATTTAATGAGGGTATTGAGAATAAAATATATCTTTTAAACGGCGTAGCTTATCATCATTCCGGCACTTCAATTGAGCAGTTGGTTGCTAAAGCAAATTTTTATTCGGGAGAGCAAGCAAAAGATTTATTTAATGCCGGTAAAGTGCTGTCGCGCACTCGAATTGTTACGGAAATGCTATTATGTTTTTTTAAAGCTTTTTTTATTAGGCGATATTTTATATTCGGCTTTGACGGTTTTATTGATTCAATGATTTTTGCCTTCGCACGTTTCTTAAGACTTGCAAAACTCCGAGAAAAATTACGACAGAATAATGAACACCGTGGATAG
- a CDS encoding Txe/YoeB family addiction module toxin, translated as MYIIRYTKHAEKDAKRIKQAGLKSNVERLLNIISSNPWKTYPPYEKLVGNLNGCYSRRINIQHRLIYEVYEQEKIVKVLRMWTHYE; from the coding sequence ATGTATATAATTCGTTATACTAAGCATGCAGAAAAAGACGCTAAAAGAATAAAACAAGCGGGTTTAAAGAGTAACGTAGAAAGATTATTAAACATAATTAGCTCTAATCCTTGGAAAACCTACCCTCCATATGAAAAGTTAGTCGGTAACTTAAATGGCTGCTATTCAAGGAGAATTAATATTCAACATAGACTTATTTACGAGGTTTATGAACAAGAAAAAATTGTTAAAGTCCTTAGAATGTGGACACATTATGAATAG
- a CDS encoding BolA family protein, which translates to MTRIDRIKEKLSALKPHFCEIIDESHKHAGHKYGGIESHFKVQISTNLFVGKSLIAKHRIINNLLADELANGLHALSIETL; encoded by the coding sequence ATGACTCGAATAGATCGGATAAAAGAAAAATTAAGTGCGCTAAAACCACATTTCTGTGAAATAATAGATGAAAGCCATAAACATGCCGGTCATAAATACGGTGGCATTGAAAGTCATTTTAAAGTACAAATTTCTACAAATTTATTTGTCGGTAAAAGTTTAATAGCAAAACACCGTATAATTAACAATCTTCTTGCAGATGAGCTAGCAAACGGCTTACACGCTTTATCAATAGAGACATTATGA
- a CDS encoding cell division protein FtsQ/DivIB — MRKKQNSNKKNKVKKTNISLRRKIGLVYTRIIFIVKIALIIFIALFFFTKYFASTKLKIAQNIYESTANMGFRLENVVIEGQQNVLESNILKVLNADKNTPIFALNLNEIRNNLKNNKWIKDVYVGRRLPNTVYIKLFEREPIAIWQINRQLFLIDEEGYEITKNIEPFPHLLHVVGNGANIYASKLVEELKKYPALMTKSLSAVRCGDRRWDLNLEGNITVKMSESGTEEALKYIDALNKANKLFNQNYKILDLRDKDKYYIEKYPL; from the coding sequence ATGAGAAAAAAACAAAACTCTAACAAAAAAAATAAGGTAAAAAAAACTAATATCTCACTTCGTAGAAAGATTGGATTAGTCTATACTAGAATAATATTTATTGTTAAAATTGCGCTAATTATTTTTATAGCTTTGTTTTTTTTTACAAAATATTTTGCTTCTACCAAACTTAAAATAGCTCAAAATATTTATGAATCGACGGCAAATATGGGGTTTAGGCTTGAAAATGTCGTAATAGAAGGGCAACAAAATGTTTTAGAATCTAATATATTAAAAGTTTTAAATGCCGATAAGAATACTCCTATTTTTGCCCTTAACTTAAATGAAATTAGAAATAATTTAAAAAATAATAAATGGATTAAAGACGTATATGTCGGTAGGCGGTTACCGAATACCGTCTATATCAAATTATTTGAACGCGAGCCTATTGCCATTTGGCAAATTAATAGACAGCTTTTTCTAATTGATGAAGAAGGTTATGAAATTACTAAAAATATCGAACCCTTCCCGCATTTATTACATGTGGTCGGCAATGGCGCCAATATTTACGCTAGTAAATTGGTGGAGGAGTTAAAAAAATATCCTGCTCTAATGACTAAATCCTTGTCTGCCGTACGCTGCGGAGATAGAAGATGGGACTTAAATCTTGAGGGGAATATTACAGTTAAAATGTCTGAATCAGGAACTGAAGAAGCCTTAAAATATATCGATGCTTTAAACAAAGCGAATAAGTTATTTAATCAAAATTATAAAATTCTTGATTTACGCGATAAGGATAAATATTACATTGAGAAGTATCCTCTATAA
- the sucC gene encoding ADP-forming succinate--CoA ligase subunit beta, which produces MNIHEYQAKEILRKYGVPTSTGVVITKTQDINAAIDSLNTDVYVVKAQIHAGGRGKAGGVKVVKSKEEAKKVAHDMFGINLVTHQTGPEGQKVNRLYIESGKNIFKEYYFSVVFDRSSSRIAFIASSEGGVDIEEVADKTPEKIIKFFVDPATGLQAFHTRGIAYELGFKDDQVKQMKKIIEAIYNAFIDNDAAQIEINPLIVTTDGDLLALDAKITFDDNALFKHPNILFMRDNDEEDPLETRASNAGLSYVKMHGNIGCMVNGAGLAMATMDIIKLYGATPANFLDVGGGADRERVKEAFKIILSDKAVQGILVNIFGGIMRCDIIAEGIIAAAKEIGIKVPLVVRLAGTNVEKGKDILSNSGLEIIPAHDLADAASKIVEAIR; this is translated from the coding sequence ATGAATATTCATGAATATCAGGCAAAAGAAATTTTAAGAAAATACGGAGTGCCTACCTCTACCGGTGTAGTAATCACAAAAACGCAAGATATTAATGCGGCTATTGATAGCTTAAATACTGACGTATATGTTGTTAAAGCTCAAATACATGCGGGCGGAAGAGGAAAAGCAGGGGGAGTTAAAGTTGTAAAAAGTAAAGAAGAAGCTAAAAAAGTGGCGCATGATATGTTCGGCATTAATTTAGTAACTCACCAAACGGGACCGGAAGGACAAAAGGTTAACCGCCTCTATATCGAATCAGGAAAGAATATTTTTAAAGAATATTATTTTAGCGTCGTGTTTGATAGATCGAGTAGCCGCATCGCGTTTATAGCTTCTTCCGAAGGCGGTGTTGATATTGAAGAGGTGGCTGATAAAACCCCTGAAAAAATAATTAAGTTTTTTGTCGATCCGGCAACAGGTTTGCAAGCATTTCATACGCGAGGCATTGCTTATGAATTAGGGTTTAAAGATGATCAAGTGAAACAAATGAAGAAAATCATTGAAGCAATTTATAATGCTTTTATAGATAACGATGCGGCGCAAATTGAGATTAATCCTTTAATAGTCACGACAGACGGGGATTTGCTTGCTTTAGATGCAAAAATTACTTTTGACGATAATGCTTTATTTAAGCATCCAAATATTCTATTTATGCGTGATAACGATGAAGAAGACCCATTAGAGACTAGAGCTTCAAATGCCGGACTTAGCTACGTGAAGATGCACGGGAATATCGGTTGTATGGTAAACGGGGCAGGTCTTGCTATGGCTACTATGGATATTATTAAGCTTTACGGTGCAACGCCGGCAAATTTTCTTGATGTCGGGGGCGGGGCTGACCGTGAACGAGTTAAAGAGGCTTTTAAAATTATTTTATCGGATAAAGCCGTACAAGGTATTTTAGTAAATATTTTCGGCGGTATTATGCGTTGTGACATTATAGCCGAAGGCATTATTGCCGCTGCTAAAGAGATCGGTATAAAAGTTCCGCTAGTAGTTCGTCTTGCCGGCACTAATGTTGAAAAGGGAAAAGATATTTTATCTAATTCCGGTTTAGAGATAATCCCCGCACATGACTTAGCGGATGCGGCAAGTAAAATTGTTGAAGCGATAAGGTAG
- a CDS encoding redoxin family protein: MILKNYSKYFFVIIASLLLTTTSFASSQSGKPTIKFLNGSNVPDNVIFFDEEKNQYSLDQFEGKTILLVFWATWCAACIKEMPDLDILQKDFRKLPFEVIPVSEDYQGIKVIQEHFKSYQIRYLPIFHDYKNQLFKAFAIVGIPTSILITSDGKKIASFTGNTNWHDEKIREIILSNIPGNYPDPKNSYNEGSLNQPAKPLKSVQKGTVKKSINQDESEKSTSDEEFTSEDKKEQNNE; encoded by the coding sequence ATGATTTTGAAAAATTATAGTAAATACTTTTTTGTTATTATAGCGAGCTTATTGTTAACTACAACTAGCTTTGCCTCTTCCCAGTCCGGTAAACCTACTATAAAATTTTTAAACGGCTCAAATGTTCCGGATAACGTAATATTTTTTGATGAAGAAAAAAATCAATATTCTCTTGATCAGTTTGAAGGAAAAACTATATTATTAGTATTTTGGGCAACTTGGTGTGCGGCATGTATTAAAGAAATGCCCGACCTTGATATTTTACAAAAAGATTTTAGAAAATTACCTTTTGAGGTAATACCCGTATCGGAGGATTATCAAGGGATAAAAGTTATCCAAGAACATTTTAAAAGCTATCAAATAAGATATTTACCGATTTTTCACGATTATAAAAATCAATTATTTAAAGCATTTGCAATTGTAGGAATACCGACTAGTATATTAATAACTTCGGACGGAAAAAAAATAGCTAGTTTTACCGGTAATACAAATTGGCATGACGAAAAAATTAGAGAGATTATTTTATCCAATATTCCGGGAAATTATCCTGATCCAAAAAATAGTTATAATGAAGGGTCTCTTAATCAGCCTGCTAAGCCTTTAAAATCCGTGCAAAAAGGCACGGTCAAAAAATCTATAAATCAAGATGAGTCAGAAAAATCAACTTCGGATGAAGAATTTACTTCAGAAGATAAAAAAGAGCAAAATAATGAATGA
- a CDS encoding type II toxin-antitoxin system Phd/YefM family antitoxin, with protein sequence MEIYNTSEARTKLYKLIDYVSDAHKPIYIKGKRNKAVMISEADYRNMEETLYLLSIPGLHKSIIEGRAEPIDKCNDKLIW encoded by the coding sequence ATGGAAATATATAATACAAGTGAAGCAAGAACCAAGCTTTATAAGCTTATAGATTACGTTTCTGATGCGCATAAGCCTATCTATATTAAAGGCAAAAGAAATAAAGCTGTGATGATTTCAGAAGCAGATTATCGAAATATGGAAGAAACTTTATATCTATTATCTATTCCGGGTTTGCATAAATCCATAATTGAAGGACGAGCAGAACCAATAGACAAATGCAACGATAAATTAATTTGGTAA
- a CDS encoding D-alanine--D-alanine ligase, whose translation MHKYQTCWVENSKIEILSSSGKKHIAIVAGGMSAEREVSLVSAEGVSKALLEAGYKVTFIDMGADVAVKLLEIKPDIVFNCLHGTYGEDGCLPGLLNIMRIPYTHSGMLTSALAFNKIHSRAWFTANNIAMAESIIVNKADNIKTDPVERPYVIKPLTQGSSIGVEVIFEDDDFDFADYDFPYGDEIMIEKYIKGRELQVAVLNGKALGVLEIKLLKHRFYDYETKYTEGLAQHLCPAPLYPDLYNKLLAESEKIYKTMNCRGVARVEFILEEHTNKLIVLEINTHPGMTPLSIVPEIATYHGINFTTLIEEILKTASFDS comes from the coding sequence ATGCATAAATATCAAACATGTTGGGTAGAGAATTCTAAAATTGAAATATTAAGCAGTAGCGGTAAAAAACATATTGCTATAGTTGCCGGCGGTATGTCTGCCGAAAGAGAGGTATCGCTGGTGTCGGCAGAGGGTGTTAGCAAAGCACTTTTAGAAGCCGGTTATAAAGTTACTTTTATAGATATGGGGGCAGATGTTGCCGTAAAGCTTTTAGAGATAAAGCCCGATATCGTTTTTAACTGCTTACACGGCACATACGGCGAAGACGGTTGTTTGCCCGGATTACTTAATATTATGCGGATTCCATATACGCATAGCGGCATGCTTACCTCTGCTTTAGCATTTAATAAAATACATTCACGTGCTTGGTTTACGGCAAATAATATTGCTATGGCGGAGAGCATTATCGTAAATAAAGCCGATAATATTAAGACTGATCCAGTAGAGCGACCGTATGTAATCAAACCCCTTACACAAGGCTCAAGTATTGGCGTTGAAGTAATATTTGAGGATGATGATTTTGACTTTGCCGATTATGATTTTCCTTACGGTGATGAGATAATGATAGAAAAATATATAAAAGGGCGTGAGTTGCAAGTAGCGGTTTTAAACGGCAAAGCCTTGGGAGTTTTGGAAATTAAACTTTTAAAGCATCGTTTTTATGATTACGAAACAAAATATACGGAAGGGTTAGCGCAACATTTATGCCCCGCTCCGCTATATCCTGATTTATATAATAAATTACTTGCGGAATCTGAAAAAATCTATAAAACCATGAATTGCAGAGGAGTAGCAAGAGTTGAGTTTATTTTAGAAGAACATACAAATAAATTAATCGTTCTTGAGATAAATACCCATCCCGGTATGACGCCTTTATCGATCGTACCGGAAATAGCGACCTATCACGGCATAAATTTTACAACTTTAATTGAAGAAATTTTAAAGACGGCAAGCTTTGACTCATGA
- the cydB gene encoding cytochrome d ubiquinol oxidase subunit II, with protein sequence MLNFASYIDLPLIWGGLIATAICLYVLLDGFDLGIGILFPFAPTDECRHKMMNSIAPFWDGNETWLILGGGGLFAAFPLAYSILMPALYIPIILMLLGLIFRGVAFEFRFKARENHRYIWDYSFHFGSLLAAFCQGIMLGNFVQGIEVKGRVFAGNAFDWLTPFSIMTGFALICGYALLGSSWLIMKTADNTQQWARKSALYISCYVALFMGLVSLWVPFLNEQIHDRWFSMPNILYLAIIPILTALIFFRLIKTIRGENDVQPFICVILLFLCGYLGLGISIWPFIVPYRVTLAQAAAAPESQSLLLIGIGIFLPVILGYTIYCYYIFRGKSTHHPIY encoded by the coding sequence ATGCTTAACTTTGCTTCTTATATAGATTTACCGCTTATTTGGGGCGGTTTAATTGCTACGGCAATTTGTCTTTATGTTTTATTAGACGGATTTGATTTAGGAATAGGTATATTATTTCCTTTTGCGCCGACCGATGAATGTCGCCATAAAATGATGAATTCTATAGCGCCTTTTTGGGACGGTAACGAAACATGGTTAATACTCGGAGGAGGAGGGTTGTTTGCAGCTTTTCCTCTTGCTTATTCAATTCTAATGCCGGCTTTATATATTCCCATTATATTAATGTTACTGGGTTTAATATTCCGCGGCGTGGCTTTTGAATTTAGATTTAAAGCTCGCGAAAATCATCGTTATATTTGGGATTATTCTTTTCATTTCGGTTCACTGCTTGCCGCTTTTTGTCAGGGGATAATGCTTGGTAATTTTGTGCAGGGAATAGAAGTTAAAGGGCGAGTATTTGCCGGTAACGCTTTTGACTGGTTAACTCCTTTTTCTATAATGACGGGATTTGCCCTTATATGCGGCTATGCTCTTCTCGGCTCTAGCTGGTTAATAATGAAAACAGCTGATAATACTCAACAATGGGCTCGTAAATCCGCTCTTTATATTTCGTGCTATGTTGCGCTGTTTATGGGACTCGTTAGTTTATGGGTACCTTTTTTAAATGAGCAAATACATGATCGTTGGTTTAGCATGCCTAATATTTTATATCTTGCAATTATTCCTATTTTAACGGCTTTAATATTCTTTAGGTTAATTAAAACTATTCGGGGAGAAAATGACGTACAGCCTTTTATATGCGTAATCCTCTTATTTTTATGTGGTTATTTGGGTCTTGGTATAAGTATATGGCCGTTTATAGTGCCTTACCGAGTAACTTTAGCACAAGCGGCAGCTGCTCCTGAATCGCAATCTCTGTTATTAATCGGTATCGGAATATTTTTACCGGTGATACTTGGTTATACAATTTATTGTTATTATATATTCCGTGGAAAATCGACTCATCACCCAATATATTAA
- a CDS encoding GIY-YIG nuclease family protein: MKQYYLYILASKRNGTLYIGVTSNIIKRIYEHKHKVIKGFSSKYNINKLVYFEQYDDIIAAINREKLLKEYKRQWKLNLIESKNPEWHDLYEEIVL, encoded by the coding sequence ATGAAACAGTATTATTTATATATATTAGCTAGTAAACGTAATGGTACATTATATATTGGAGTTACTTCAAATATTATAAAACGTATTTATGAACATAAGCATAAAGTAATTAAGGGTTTTTCTTCTAAGTATAACATAAATAAATTAGTTTATTTTGAGCAATATGACGATATTATAGCTGCAATTAATCGTGAAAAATTATTAAAAGAATATAAAAGACAGTGGAAACTAAATTTAATTGAATCTAAAAATCCAGAGTGGCATGATTTATATGAAGAAATTGTTTTATAA
- the lptM gene encoding LPS translocon maturation chaperone LptM — protein sequence MKTFLLFLLLISTILSSCGIKKPLEIPQQTEIS from the coding sequence ATGAAAACATTTTTACTTTTTTTATTATTAATATCGACAATATTAAGTAGTTGCGGTATCAAAAAACCGCTAGAAATTCCTCAACAAACAGAAATATCTTGA
- a CDS encoding S49 family peptidase, producing MNERNKSVVAKAEFEPIISKRQMSKLEQLFSFFPSIFTNSKDVIAVLRLGGVIGKVSTMQSGLTLESLNELIEKTFKIKKLKAVCLVINSPGGAPVQAELISKRIRELAEENEIKIYSFIEDVAASGGYWLACIGDQIYASRSSIIGSIGVIASGFGFHEAISKLGIERRIYTEGTNKAILDPFQPIQKDDLKIIKNLQKQVYEHFVDYVKKRRKGKLTQEDDILFNGEFWAGQIAVDYGLIDGINDMYSVMKEKFGENIKFQYVSAKQPWLKRKLGIVGKNLSENFADSLVGAIENKLMQDKFNIK from the coding sequence ATGAATGAAAGAAATAAAAGCGTCGTTGCTAAAGCAGAATTTGAGCCGATAATAAGTAAACGTCAAATGAGTAAATTAGAACAATTATTTTCTTTTTTTCCGTCAATTTTTACTAATTCCAAAGATGTTATCGCTGTTCTGCGGCTTGGTGGGGTGATAGGTAAAGTCAGTACTATGCAGTCAGGGCTTACTTTAGAATCGTTAAATGAATTAATAGAAAAAACTTTTAAAATAAAAAAACTTAAAGCGGTTTGTTTAGTGATTAATTCACCCGGCGGTGCGCCGGTACAGGCAGAGCTTATTTCCAAACGTATTCGTGAGCTTGCCGAAGAAAATGAAATAAAAATTTATAGTTTTATAGAAGACGTTGCTGCCTCTGGAGGATACTGGCTGGCTTGCATCGGTGATCAAATATATGCCTCACGTAGTTCTATTATAGGCAGTATCGGGGTTATAGCAAGCGGGTTTGGTTTTCATGAAGCTATTAGTAAACTTGGAATAGAGCGGCGAATTTATACTGAAGGGACAAATAAAGCAATTTTAGACCCTTTCCAGCCGATACAAAAAGATGATCTTAAAATAATTAAAAATTTACAAAAGCAAGTTTATGAGCATTTTGTCGATTATGTGAAAAAAAGACGTAAGGGTAAATTAACCCAAGAAGATGATATTTTATTTAACGGGGAATTTTGGGCAGGACAAATTGCTGTTGATTACGGTTTAATTGACGGTATCAATGATATGTATAGCGTTATGAAAGAAAAATTCGGTGAAAATATCAAATTTCAATATGTTAGTGCTAAACAGCCGTGGCTTAAAAGAAAATTGGGTATAGTAGGTAAAAATCTTTCCGAAAATTTTGCTGATTCTTTAGTAGGGGCAATAGAAAATAAACTTATGCAAGATAAGTTTAATATTAAGTAG